One genomic window of Punica granatum isolate Tunisia-2019 chromosome 1, ASM765513v2, whole genome shotgun sequence includes the following:
- the LOC116192097 gene encoding protein SUPPRESSOR OF QUENCHING 1, chloroplastic, translating to MKLLSPPSSLARTSNSVLLFSSSRKLPRPSSGKVRVFHWKPKGVVLARRMVVRACATKVEEKPPEGTSSTGKWGKVSAVLFDMDGVLCNSEEPSRMAGVDLFAEMGVQVTVEDFVPFMGTGEANFLGGVAKVKGVEGFDPEAAKKRFFEIYLDKYAKPNSGIGFPGALELITQCKSKGLKVAVASSADRIKVDANLAAAGLPLSLFDAIVSADAFENLKPAPDIFLAASRILDVPTDECIVIEDALAGLQAAQAASMRCIVVTTTLAAETLEAAGPSLIRKEIGSVSLEDILTGGSGSLNEKTNGSHSSQAHMGTSSEEERRDSLSVEDKYANNGNIPSTLGLQGSRRDLLRYGSLGVAISCLLFAVSNWKAMQYASPKAIWNLLFGVNRPFFGQDQGQYQDARVQQFVNYISDLEIKGAAPVVPEFPSKLDWLNSVPLQFRRDLKGKVVILDFWTYCCINCMHVLPDLEFLEKKYKDMPFAVVGVHSAKFDNEKDSEAIRNAVLRYGITHPVVNDGDMYLWRELGVNSWPTFAVVGPNGKLLAQLAGEGRRKDLDDLVEAALIYYGGKKLLDNSPLPLSLEKDNDPRLSISPLKFPGKLAIDVLNSRLFISDSNHNRIVVTDLAGNFIVQIGSTGEEGLSDGSFDEATFNRPQGLAYNPKKNILYVADTENHALREIDFVNETVRTLAGNGKKGSDYEGGGKGKNQLLNSPWDVCFEPVNEKVYIAMAGQHQIWEHDTVDGVTKAFSGNGYERNLNGSSPSNTAFAQPSGISLSPDYKEAYIADSESSSIRAVDLKSGGSRLLAGGDPVFSENLFRFGDHDGIGSDVLLQHPLGVLYAKDGQIYIADSYNHKIKKLDPSSKRVTTIAGTGKAGFRDGTPLSAQLSEPAGIVEGENGRLYIADTNNSLIRYLNLNKQGAELLTLELKGVKPPMAKPKTLRRLRSRVSTDSLTVKVDGISSNEGNLRLQISLPEGYHFSKEARSKFAVDTEPEGAVSIDPLDGELDPQGSSVLHFKKASPLASTGRVFCKIYYCKEDEVCLYQAVAFEVPFQEAVDDSNTADKVIAYTVKPRSSPSSFQLPDSRQPHLEDTI from the exons ATGAAACTCCTTTCCCCTCCATCTTCCTTGGCGCGCACCTCCAACTCCGTCTTACTGTTTTCGTCCAGCCGAAAACTGCCAAGACCCAGCTCGGGGAAGGTTCGGGTCTTCCACTGGAAGCCCAAAGGTGTCGTCTTGGCAAGGAGAATGGTGGTGAGGGCGTGCGCCACAAAGGTGGAAGAGAAGCCCCCGGAAGGGACCTCCTCTACGGGCAAGTGGGGGAAGGTGTCTGCCGTGCTGTTCGACATGGACGGAGTGCTATGCAACAGCGAGGAGCCATCGCGAATGGCGGGAGTTGATCTTTTTGCTGAGATGGGCGTCCAAGTGACAGTCGAGGATTTTGTGCCGTTCATGGGTACAG GTGAAGCAAATTTCTTAGGGGGTGTGGCTAAGGTTAAAGGGGTTGAGGGATTTGATCCAGAGGCAGCGAAGAAGAGGTTCTTTGAGATATATCTGGATAAG TATGCGAAACCAAATTCTGGAATTGGATTCCCAGGTGCCCTCGAACTCATTACTCAG TGTAAAAGCAAAGGCCTGAAAGTTGCTGTTGCCTCTAGTGCTGACCGTATCAAGGTCGATGCAAATTTAGCTGCTGCAGGCTTACCATTGTCATT GTTTGATGCAATTGTGTCAGCAGATGCTTTTGAGAATTTGAAGCCTGCTCCAGACATATTTCTAGCTGCTTCAAGGATCTTGGATGTGCCCACAGATGAG TGTATTGTCATTGAAGATGCATTGGCTGGACTTCAGGCTGCCCAAGCAGCCAGTATGAG ATGTATAGTTGTAACTACTACATTGGCAGCAGAGACTCTAGAAGCGGCTGGCCCATCTCTAATCAGAAAAGAAATAGGAAGTGTTTCCCTTGAGGATATTCTCACTGGAGGTTCTGGCAGTCTTA ATGAGAAGACAAATGGATCTCACAGTTCACAGGCCCATATGGGGACCTCATCAGAAGAGGAGAGAAGAGACAGTTTGTCAGTCGAGGATAAATATGCTAACAACGGGAATATTCCTTCAACTTTGGG GTTGCAGGGTTCTAGGCGAGATTTATTGAGATATGGAAGTCTGGGTGTAGCTATCTCCTGTCTCCTATTTGCAGTCTCAAATTGGAAG GCAATGCAGTATGCATCCCCTAAAGCAATTTGGAATTTGCTATTTGGAGTCAATCGCCCATTTTTTGGACAAGATCAAG GTCAATATCAAGATGCAAGAGTCCAACAATTTGTGAATTATATATCAGACCTTGAAATAAA GGGAGCTGCTCCTGTCGTGCCAGAATTTCCATCGAAGCTTGATTGGCTTAATTCAGTCCCTCTTCAGTTTAGAAGG GATTTGAAAGGAAAAGTGGTGATTTTGGATTTTTGGACCTATTGCTGCATAAATTGCATGCACGTGTTACCGGATCTGGAATTCTTGgagaaaaaatacaaagataTGCCG TTTGCTGTGGTGGGGGTTCATTCTGCAAAGTTCGATAATGAGAAAGATTCAGAAGCAATTCGCAATGCAGTGTTACGCTATGGCATCACCCATCCT GTTGTGAATGATGGAGATATGTATCTGTGGCGGGAATTGGGAGTAAATTCATGGCCTACATTTGCTGTTGTTGGGCCAAATGGTAAGCTCCTGGCACAGCTAGCTGGAGAAGGGCGCCGAAAG gATCTTGACGATTTAGTTGAAGCAGCTCTGATCTACTATGGTGGAAAGAAGCTCCTAGATAACTCACCATTACCACTGAGCTTGGAGAAAGATAACGATCCTCGCTTATCTATATCCCCTCTGAAATTCCCAGGAAAGTTGGCAATTGATGTTCTCAACAGTCGGCTTTTCATCTCAGACAGTAACCATAACCGCATa GTGGTAACGGATTTAGCTGGGAATTTTATTGTCCAAATTGGGAGCACTGGAGAGGAGGGCCTAAGTGATGGTTCCTTTGATGAAGCCACTTTCAATCGCCCTCAA GGGTTAGCTTACAATCCGAAGAAAAACATTCTTTATGTTGCAGACACCGAGAATCACGCTTTAAG GGAAATTGATTTCGTTAACGAAACAGTGAGAACTCTCGCTGGAAATGGAAAGAAAGGGTCAGATTATGAGGGTGGAGGCAAAGGAAAGAATCAG CTGCTCAATTCTCCTTGGGACGTATGCTTTGAGCCGGTGAATGAGAAGGTTTACATTGCAATGGCCGGTCAACATCAGATCTGGGAGCACGACACAGTAGACGGAGTTACTAAAGCTTTTAGTGGCAACGGCTACGAGAGGAACTTAAATGGGTCAAG CCCTTCAAACACTGCATTTGCACAACCTTCAGGGATATCATTGTCGCCAG ATTATAAAGAGGCCTACATAGCAGACAGTGAGAGTAGCTCAATCCGGGCAGTTGATCTGAAATCGGGAGGGTCAAGGTTACTTGCAGGTGGTGATCCAGTCTTCTCTGAAAACCTGTTCAGG TTTGGAGATCATGATGGAATAGGGTCTGATGTGCTCCTTCAACATCCTTTGGGAGTCTTATATGCAAAGGATGGTCAGATTTACATAGCAGATAGTTACAATCATAAG ATCAAGAAATTAGATCCATCAAGTAAACGAGTCACAACAATAGCTGGGACAGGGAAAGCAGGTTTTCGGGATGGAACACCACTCTCTGCTCag CTTTCAGAGCCAGCAGGGATTGTTGAAGGAGAAAATG GGAGACTGTACATTGCTGATACAAACAACAGCCTGATCAGGTATCTCAATCTAAACAAACAAGGAGCTGAACTTCTTACTCTCGAGCTGAAAGGAGTGAAGCCTCCTATGGCAAAACCGAAAACTTTGAGACGGCTCAGGAGTCGAGTCTCCACTGACTCACTGACTGTTAAGGTTGACGGCATTTCATCCAATGAAGGAAACCTCCGTCTGCAGATCTCATTGCCCGAAGGGTACCATTTCTCGAAG GAAGCTCGAAGTAAGTTCGCCGTCGACACAGAGCCAGAAGGTGCAGTATCGATTGATCCCTTGGATGGAGAACTTGACCCACAAGGATCTTCAGTTCTTCATTTTAAGAAGGCCTCCCCTTTGGCTTCAACGGGACGAGTATTTTGCAAG ATTTACTACTGCAAGGAAGACGAGGTCTGTTTATACCAGGCTGTGGCTTTCGAGGTCCCATTTCAGGAGGCAGTTGACGACTCTAACACTGCAGATAAAGTTATAGCCTATACCGTGAAGCCGAGATCTTCCCCGAGCAGCTTCCAACTACCCGATTCCCGCCAACCACATTTGGAGGATACCATATGA
- the LOC116193273 gene encoding transcription factor bHLH149, with protein sequence MDSYASFRESDPDTSLESGRKKRRKIEAESQSSEYGRTDVKWRSESAQRIYSVKLVEALQRASQSAAPATSRSTGGRTVRDLANRVLAMAARGRTRWSRAILASRLRLRRLRKVRKPSGSCSRPRKPLPAPSEDRKRRLPAVEKRVKVLSRLVPGCKGIPVTNLLEEAGDYIAALEMQVRAMTALTELLSGSHSDRLGSSTPSPA encoded by the coding sequence ATGGACTCGTACGCCTCCTTTCGTGAATCCGATCCTGATACGTCGCTCGAGTCCGGTAGGAAGAAGCGGAGGAAAATCGAGGCGGAGTCGCAGAGTTCCGAATACGGAAGAACCGATGTCAAATGGAGATCGGAATCGGCGCAGCGGATCTACTCAGTCAAGCTCGTCGAGGCTCTCCAGCGGGCCAGCCAGAGCGCTGCCCCCGCAACTTCCAGGTCAACCGGCGGCCGCACTGTCCGGGACCTGGCCAACCGGGTCCTGGCGATGGCGGCCAGGGGGAGGACGCGGTGGAGCCGCGCGATTCTAGCGAGCCGGCTCAGGCTCCGCAGGCTCAGGAAGGTTAGGAAGCCGAGCGGCTCCTGTAGCAGGCCGAGGAAGCCCCTGCCGGCCCCTTCCGAAGACCGGAAGAGGCGGTTGCCGGCGGTGGAGAAGAGAGTCAAGGTACTGAGCCGGTTGGTCCCCGGCTGCAAGGGGATACCGGTGACGAACCTCCTAGAGGAAGCCGGCGACTATATCGCGGCTCTGGAGATGCAGGTCCGGGCCATGACCGCGCTAACCGAGCTCCTCTCCGGCTCGCACAGTGATCGGCTCGGCTCGAGCACTCCAAGCCCCGCATAA